A section of the Trichomycterus rosablanca isolate fTriRos1 chromosome 6, fTriRos1.hap1, whole genome shotgun sequence genome encodes:
- the tmem69 gene encoding transmembrane protein 69 translates to MSVALITRRLVGSTLCQKWSRLQLIPKKFVYTVHQPRCFLFYTKNRTGSVPPTYTTGSQIRAESFHLSSLKLKKREPEEPPPRELDLLRYDLKSLKHAPKPALYLGLSGLIPFVSAPLLMAITETYLPEVAYAQVVYGASIVSFLGGARWGFALPEGSPAKPDWLNLANSVVPSLIAWLALLFSHNITQSSMLVIMGLGISLHYDLALLPTYPSWFKALRTVLTTVAFLSLVATLVIKGFFPEKKYLTEE, encoded by the exons ATGTCAGTAGCTTTAATAACACGCCGCTTGGTTGGCAGCACTTTG TGTCAGAAGTGGAGCAGACTTCAGCTCATCCCCAAAAAGTTTGTCTACACAGTTCACCAGCCACGCTGCTTCTTATTCTACACAAAGAACCGCACTGGGTCAGTGCCGCCCACATACACCACCGGTTCTCAGATCAGAGCCGAGTCGTTTCATTTATCGTCACTTAAATTGAAGAAACGGGAGCCGGAGGAGCCGCCGCCACGAGAACTCGACCTGCTCAGATATGACCTGAAGTCCTTAAAGCATGCCCCTAAACCAGCACTGTATTTGGGATTGTCCGGTCTCATACCGTTTGTATCGGCTCCATTACTCATGGCTATTACAGAGACTTACCTTCCTGAGGTAGCTTATGCACAGGTTGTGTACGGTGCCTCCATCGTTTCTTTCCTCGGAGGAGCTCGGTGGGGCTTCGCGTTACCAGAGGGAAGCCCTGCAAAACCTGACTGGCTGAATTTAGCCAACAGCGTTGTACCCTCGTTAATAGCCTGGCTGGCATTGCTTTTTAGCCACAATATTACCCAGTCAAGCATGCTGGTGATTATGGGTCTGGGTATATCTCTGCATTATGACCTGGCTCTTTTACCTACGTACCCCAGCTGGTTCAAGGCACTGAGGACAGTCCTCACAACCGTAGCGTTCTTGTCTTTAGTGGCTACATTGGTCATTAAAGGGTTTTTTCCAGAGAAGAAATATTTGACAGAGGAATAG